In Silene latifolia isolate original U9 population chromosome 3, ASM4854445v1, whole genome shotgun sequence, a single window of DNA contains:
- the LOC141646832 gene encoding uncharacterized protein LOC141646832, translating into MSNLSAQSQSSSSTLSSNAASYGTPSKIDRKTMHSAELYILDLCNPDRRQNALSEKREFPHDLAPLLWNSFGTIAALLQEIVSLYPMLSPPSLHQAQSHRVCNALALLQCVASHPDTRMLFLNAHIPLYLYPFLNTTSKSKPFEHLRLASLGVIGALVKVDDTEAVSFLLSTEIFPLCLRAMELGDELSKTVATFIVQKILHDDVGLDYICTTAARFFALGRVLANMVAALAEQERPPCPRFLKNIIRCYLLLSENLRACDALITCLPPIFRDPAFVSYLGDDPMTKRWLQQLLHNVRARSLVTFPAGARFEPYAVN; encoded by the exons ATGTCGAATTTATCAGCACAATCAcagtcatcatcatcaacacTGTCATCAAACGCAGCGTCTTACGGAACTCCGTCGAAAATCGATCGTAAAACGATGCACTCCGCCGAACTCTACATTCTCGATCTTTGCAATCCTGATCGCCGCCAAAACGCTCTTAGCGAG AAACGAGAATTCCCTCACGATTTGGCTCcgttgctttggaattctttcgGTACTATTGCTGCTCTTCTACAG GAGATAGTATCTCTTTACCCAATGCTCTCACCGCCTTCCTTACATCAAGCTCAATCCCACCGTGTCTGCAATGCCCTCGCACTGCTGCAG TGTGTAGCATCTCATCCTGACACCCGTATGCTATTCTTGAATG CTCATATTCCGCTATATTTGTATCCATTTCTTAATACTACAAGCAAATCCAAGCCTTTTGAACATCTGCGACTTGCAAGCTTGGGTGTCATTGGTGCATTAGTAAAG GTTGATGATACAGAAGCTGTAAGTTTCCTTCTCTCGACGGAGATATTTCCGTTGTGCCTCCGTGCAATGGAATTGGGCGACGAACTGTCAAAAACG GTAGCTACATTTATTGTCCAGAAGATTCTTCATGATGATGTGGGATTGGATTACATCTGTACTACCGCGGCTAGGTTTTTTGCACTTGGAAGAGTTCTAGCTAATATGGTTGCTGCATTGGCTGAACAAGAACGGCCGCCTTGTCCTCGGTTTCTGAAGAATATTATTAGATGCTACCTTCTTCTCTCGGAAAATTTAAG AGCTTGTGATGCACTGATAACCTGCCTGCCACCCATCTTCAGAGATCCCGCCTTTGTTAGTTACCTCGGT GATGATCCAATGACAAAGAGATGGCTTCAACAGCTGCTTCACAATGTGAGAGCCAGGTCTCTAGTCACGTTCCCAGCCGGAGCTAGATTTGAGCCTTATGCTGTGAACTAA
- the LOC141646833 gene encoding ribonuclease 3-like protein 2, which translates to MSIINVQNDLRSCVSFVEKILDYEFKNKKLLEEALTHSSCTETASYQRLEFVGDAVLGLAFANFVYLAYPTVDQGILSLIRAANISTEKLARVAVRNGLYRFVRHNALALDLKVREFALAVEAEEETAVYGGSVKAPKVLADIVESVIAAVYVDCGFDLKLLWEIIRGLLEPIVTLETLPLQPVTMLFETCQKQGKQVNIENWRKADKNICSIYVDGKLVATGTSDQKVIAKLNAAKEALAKLDHSGYNPSGVVCEVNDNNEIEAAKQKLHELCGKQKWAKPSYRVEKELGLAHEKKFVCSVEIETAEAKLFMMGDERSRVREAENSAASLMIHSLAESNYA; encoded by the exons ATGTCAATCATCAATGTCCAAAACGACCTCAGATCCTGCGTTTCATTTGTAGAAAAAATCCTAGATTACGAATTCAAGAACAAGAAGCTTCTAGAAGAAGCGCTGACGCATTCATCATGTACTGAAACGGCGTCGTATCAACGACTGGAGTTTGTAGGCGACGCCGTATTAGGATTGGCTTTTGCTAATTTTGTTTATTTAGCGTATCCGACGGTGGACCAAGGTATTCTATCTCTTATTCGCGCCGCGAATATTAGTACTGAGAAACTTGCTCGTGTTGCTGTTCGTAACGGTCTTTATCGCTTTGTGAGACATAACGCTCTTGCTCTTGATCTTAAG GTCCGAGAGTTTGCTCTTGCTGTTGAAGCGGAAGAAGAAACCGCGGTCTATGGAGGTAGTGTAAAAGCCCCTAAAGTTCTTGCTGATATAGTAGAATCAGTAATAGCAGCTGTTTATGTTGATTGTGGTTTCGACTTGAAGTTGCTTTGGGAG ATTATAAGAGGTCTTCTGGAACCTATCGTTACACTTGAGACCCTGCCATTACAGCCGGTAACAATGCTTTTCGAGACGTGCCAAAAACAAGGGAAACAAGTTAATATTGAGAACTGGAGGAAGGCTGATAAAAACATATGCAGCATTTATGTTGATGGAAAACTTGTAGCAACTGGAACTTCGGATCAAAAGGTAATTGCCAAGCTTAATGCTGCAAAGGAGGCCTTGGCAAAACTCGATCACTCAGGTTATAACCCCAGTGGAGTTGTCTGTGAAGTAAACGATAACAATGAGATTGAAGCTGCTAAGCAGAAGTTGCATGAGCTCTGTGGCAAACAGAAATGGGCTAAGCCGAGTTACAG GGTCGAAAAGGAACTGGGACTTGCTCATGAAAAGAAATTTGTATGCTCAGTGGAGATTGAAACAGCCGAAGCAAAATTATTTATGATGGGAGACGAGAGGTCGAGAGTAAGAGAAGCTGAGAATTCCGCTGCTTCCTTAATGATCCATAGCCTTGCGGAGTCTAATTATGCCTAA
- the LOC141645829 gene encoding stigma-specific STIG1-like protein 3, with product MSTLTMSQVIKVAILLATTMAMIIALSSMTVNYNNPSHNIGDHEESSTPRLLLPSKRVSRFLAQNDNYGSARNPKAADHCKKDNEICAQLAYGTNSTCCNNKCMDLNEDDKNCGACKNKCKYTQHCCRGKCVDLSYDKNHCGSCNNKCLTWQYCIYGLCDYA from the coding sequence ATGTCGACGTTGACAATGAGCCAAGTGATCAAGGTAGCCATCCTACTCGCGACCACCATGGCAATGATCATAGCACTAAGTTCCATGACTGTAAACTACAATAACCCTTCTCATAACATTGGTGACCATGAGGAATCAAGCACGCCTCGTTTGTTGCTTCCCTCAAAAAGGGTAAGCCGGTTTCTAGCTCAAAACGACAACTATGGCTCAGCAAGGAACCCTAAGGCCGCAGATCATTGCAAAAAGGACAATGAGATTTGCGCTCAACTTGCATATGGCACAAACTCGACATGTTGTAATAACAAGTGTATGGATCTCAATGAAGATGACAAGAATTGTGGAGCTTGCAAGAACAAGTGTAAGTATACACAACATTGTTGTCGCGGTAAGTGTGTCGACTTGTCCTATGACAAGAATCATTGCGGAAGCTGTAACAATAAGTGCTTAACCTGGCAATACTGTATCTACGGGTTATGTGATTATGCTTAA
- the LOC141646527 gene encoding uncharacterized protein LOC141646527, giving the protein MWGVSTGREQSWEVPVAEACAVLDGLEEAVQRGIQNVEVESNCLQVIEALKDRKTGRSGFAFLIEDILVCSTKFQSVIWSHVSRNNNCVAHVLAHCFPRVSGKVVWDDGLPSSANSAVRFDKLLIE; this is encoded by the coding sequence ATGTGGGGCGTGTCAACGGGTCGAGAGCAAAGTTGGGAGGTTCCTGTGGCAGAGGCGTGTGCGGTGCTTGATGGGCTGGAGGAGGCGGTGCAGCGAGGGATTCAAAATGTTGAAGTTGAGAGCAATTGTCTACAAGTTATCGAAGCTCTTAAAGATAGGAAGACGGGAAGAAGTGGCTTCGCATTCTTGATCGAAGACATCCTTGTTTGTAGTACTAAGTTTCAGTCGGTCATTTGGTCACATGTGTCTCGTAACAATAACTGTGTAGCTCATGTTTTAGCTCATTGTTTTCCTCGTGTGTCGGGTAAAGTTGTATGGGATGATGGATTACCATCGTCTGCAAACTCTGCTGTTCGTTTTGATAAGTTATTAATTGAGTAA